In Miscanthus floridulus cultivar M001 chromosome 5, ASM1932011v1, whole genome shotgun sequence, one genomic interval encodes:
- the LOC136453293 gene encoding uncharacterized protein, translating into MASAASSAAGAGKSLFQGLRRFLKKPWEITGPCASPEYRSALPDALEYRVKCPATVRDDRDKAIVPTSDPETVYDIKYFTRDSRRNRPPVRRTLLRKPELERYMATKQFDPTKDFPVPYVNTTVEEDDNTVGGGYQN; encoded by the coding sequence ATGGCCTCCGCCGCCTCGTCGGCCGCCGGCGCTGGCAAATCGCTGTTCCAGGGGCTCCGCAGGTTCCTCAAGAAGCCGTGGGAGATCACGGGCCCCTGCGCCTCGCCCGAGTACCGCAGCGCGCTGCCTGACGCGCTCGAGTACCGCGTCAAGTGCCCGGCCACCGTGCGCGACGACCGCGACAAGGCCATCGTGCCCACATCCGATCCAGAGACAGTCTACGACATCAAGTACTTCACCCGCGACAGCCGCCGGAACCGCCCGCCCGTGCGGCGCACCCTGCTCCGCAAGCCCGAACTCGAGCGCTACATGGCCACCAAGCAGTTCGACCCCACCAAGGACTTCCCCGTGCCATACGTCAACACCACCGTCGAGGAGGACGACAACACGGTCGGCGGTGGCTACCAGAATTGA